A genomic segment from Nicotiana sylvestris chromosome 1, ASM39365v2, whole genome shotgun sequence encodes:
- the LOC138891146 gene encoding uncharacterized protein, protein MANTTWVAKYFKDNIINQPDIKLMKLQELIRIKYGVYVGKSICARAKHQVMGQYLGDYKKEFARIYDYADVLRSTNPGSTVVVKTSKEIILGKEVFVGIYICLHACKVGWLEGYRNVIGFDGAFLKAVCKGELLSCIGKDGNNQMYPVAWAVVVKETKHTWSWFFRCLMHDLQLTESQGEGLTIISDMQKGLVASVSELLPNAEHRICARHIWSNWKQKAFFKDWSKCDSVENNMCETFNNWILSARHKSIITMLEEIRVKVMERITTMREFATRWISDVSPMAMGYIEE, encoded by the exons ATGGCTAATACAACATGGGTAGCTAAATATTTCAAGGACAACATTATCAACCAACCTGACATTAAGCTTATGAAGTTGCAGGAATTGATTAGGATAAAATATGGTGTGTATGTGGGAAAATCCATATGTGCTAGGGCTAAACATCAGGTCATGGGTCAGTATCTTGGTGATTACAAGAAGGAGTTTGCTAGAATATATGATTATGCTGACGTATTGAGGTCTACAAATCCTGGCAGCACTGTTGTTGTGAAAACCTCCAAGGAGATAATACTTGGTAAGGAGGTGTTTGTGGGTATCTATATTTGTCTACATGCTTGCAAAGTTGGTTGGTTGGAAGGGTATAGAAATGTTATTGGCTTTGATGGAGCATTTCTGAAGGCTGTGTGTAAGGGTGAGCTACTATCATGCATTGGTAAAGATGGTAACAACCAAATGTATCCTGTTGCCTGGGCAGTGGTGGTAAAGGAGACAAAGCACACATGGTCATGGTTTTTTAGGTGCCTAATGCATGATTTGCAGCTCACTGAATCCCAAGGTGAGGGGCTGACCATCATTTCTGATATGCAGAAG GGACTTGTTGCATCTGTTTCTGAGTTGTTACCAAATGCTGAGCACAGAATATGTGCAAGACATATATGGAGCAATTGGAAACAAAA AGCATTCTTCAAAGATTGGAGTAAATGTGATTCTGTGGAGAACAACATGTGTGAGACCTTTAACAATTGGATCTTGTCTGCTAGGCACAAGTCTATCATAACCATGTTAGAAGAGATTAGAGTGAAGGTGATGGAGAGGATAACTACCATGAGAGAATTTGCAACAAGGTGGATTTCTGATGTATCTCCTATGGCAATGGGGTACATAGAGGAGTAA